A single Thermococcus sp. DNA region contains:
- a CDS encoding DUF1667 domain-containing protein: protein MIYRFTCIVCPLGCAIEVEVENGKIKDVRGCTCPRGKEWAIQEVTNPKRVVMSVVPVEGGALPTVSVKTAEPVPKEKIPKLMKFLANLKLKAPVKIGDVVAEWEGIKIVATRGA from the coding sequence ATGATTTATCGCTTCACCTGTATAGTCTGCCCACTCGGCTGTGCTATCGAAGTCGAAGTTGAGAACGGGAAGATTAAGGATGTCAGGGGTTGTACATGCCCCAGAGGAAAGGAATGGGCAATACAGGAGGTTACAAACCCCAAGCGGGTAGTGATGAGCGTTGTTCCTGTTGAAGGCGGTGCCCTTCCAACGGTGAGCGTCAAAACTGCCGAACCTGTCCCGAAAGAAAAGATACCCAAGCTTATGAAATTCCTGGCAAACCTAAAATTAAAGGCCCCCGTAAAAATTGGGGACGTCGTTGCCGAGTGGGAAGGGATAAAAATAGTTGCAACGAGAGGGGCTTAG